DNA sequence from the Shewanella piezotolerans WP3 genome:
TCAATGAACCTGTCATAAACCAGCTACCGTAAGGCAGGATTTCACCGCTACCCACGCCGAGGAAGATATTAAAATACTCATCCTCTAGCTGCTCGCTAGTAAATTGCTCTGCTGCCAACTTGAGTCCAACCCAAGCTTTAGTCATGTCGCTATCATCGTTAGCGTCAATATCTAAGCCTGCTAAGAACTGCAATAACTCTGTGCTTGGCTGGCGACGTAATAGTGCGGCTAGTAACTGATAGATATCGGCTCTTAGCTGGTCATTTTCTGAAACTTCTCTTACTAATTCGGTCATGGCTAAACTCTTATCGCAGTTGCTTTTCAGGATCTTGAAGAATGTCTTCAAACATGTCTTTTACACGACAGTCGCCACACATTTTCAATCGCTCTGTGTTGGCACTGAAGGCACTGTGGGTTCCTACCACTTCTAACATCCGTTTGACCATGGATTGCGTTGCGAACGGTGTGCCGCAAGTAATACATTCAAACGGGGCTTCCTCATGTAAGGTCTGACGTGCTTGGCGCGAGGCTTTATCGAAGTTAACCTGCGGCGTTAAACTAATAACTTTTTCCGGGCAGCCCGCGTCACATAAACCGCATTGCACACAGTCTTGTTCAACAAAGTGTAGTGCAGGTAGGTCACCACCGTCAGTTAACGCACCAGTAGGGCAAGTTGCGACACAAGACATGCACAAGGTGCAGCTCTCGGTATTAACGCTAACTCGGCCATAAGGGATATTGCTTTGAGATAAGCAGGTATCGACAGATGCCGCCTGCTCATTTAGGTGATCAACCGCGGCATAAATTGTCTCGCGCTTAGTCGTCGCAGCAAATGCAGCAGGAACAATCACTGGCCAGCTAGCACTAGTGGTTAACAGCTCTGAAAGTTCGTCTGCACCGGCTTCGGTTAAGTGGTTTTCGGTGATTAAACTTATACGACGTGGCTGACCCATCTCATCAAGAATGTCATTGGCTAACGCTAGTTCACCATTGAGCATCTGGGTTAGTGTTGGCGCAGTGGCGTCTGTATTAAGGATTAAGATCTGGCGTGCGCCCCATGCCAGTGACGACATCCAGTGATCAATGCTAGCAACGGTAATCTCTTCCATCTTTACAGGAATGATTTCGCCCGCAAGTTGGTCAGTGACTAACTCAGCCCCTTTTCCAATGTCATGAAACAACACCACTGGTGCCACTTGCGCCTGTGAGCGGAAGCGTGTCACCAATTTATTGAGGTAAGTGTGCATTGACTGTGGTGTCGGCAAGTCATAACTAATTGCACCCGTTGGGCAGGCATTAGTACAACTCCCCGCACCATGGCAAAGGTAAGGATCGATTTCGATTTTCTTCTCAACACTGGCGATTGCATCTGCGGGGCAGAAATTCAAACAGCGATTACAGCCTTCGTTGCCATTGCGACTGTGAGCACAGATCTCACTATTGACCTTCACATAACGCGGCTTATCGAACTCACCGATAAGATCAGGTAACTGTTCCAGTGCTTCAGCTAGTTTGGCTTCATCTTGGCCGACATAAAAATAGCCTGGCGGTAGCATCTCTAGGTTAATGCATGGGCTCATGCTGAGATCAAGAATGAGATCGAAATGGGCTTTACGAATCGCCACAACACTTAGGTCAGCGTTCCCCTCTTCGTGCTCGACTTTAACTTGAAACTGACCAAGAAAGCCTTTTATCTCTATAAGCTTGTTATAGTAACTTTCAACATCTTCAGCGGCATTCATAACCCGCTCAAGATGCGCTTCATCTTGGCTAGTAATAGCTTCATTAGCTAAAATGGCACACTTGCCCATATGGGACAATTTGTCAGCTGCTAAACGTGCCAAATCTTCCGGCCCGATAACGAGCACATTGCCCTCGGTGGTATAACTTACGGTCGGTGGGATTAGGTTTTGAATAACCTGTGTCCCAGCAAGGACCTGCTGTCGAACCTCTTTGAGTCCAACTTGTGTTTCACGATTGCTCACATTGCGTTCCTGAACAGTTCTTTGGCTGTTTCTGTACGTATAGTCGCTGTTTATTTGTTGCGCTTATCAATCACGCCAGCTTTACCCTAGATACAGCAATTCACATACCAAATTTGTGGAATTAAAAACACTCTATAGTGACGTTAAACAACTTTCTTATTAGTAACGTCTTGGTGTTCTGGTTCATTTTGGGACAGGTGCTCATCTTCACCGTCCAAAATGTCCGATACCGATTCGGTATCGCTAACAACTTCAGCTTGAACAGCTTCTTCGGTACTGGTCATCTCATCTGACTCGAGTGCCAAAGCCTCTTCGTTCTCCTCCTCATCGTCTTTATCTTTAACAACATGGCGGAATACTTTCTTGGCTAATTCAGCCGATACATCGGCAGATAACTTAGGTTGATTGCTATAATCGAGAGCATACTCAAGCAACCCATCAATTTCGCTGTAATGTGGTTGCTTCCACAGCGCCTTTAATGCAGCAGACTTAGCGGCTGGATCGACATTGGCGCCCATGAAGCTAGCAAAGCTACCACCGACTTCAATTTTTTCGGGGTCAGGGAGATCTTCTGCCGTAAGCAGTTTATCTTCATTAGATTCGACCGTATCAACACTAGTGCCATCAGCTTCTACCGTAGCAGTATCAATAACCTCTTCGGTTTCAACCTGTACTTCAGTAGCATCTAGCGCTTCGAAATCGGCTTCAGCTTCCTGCTCTACTTTTTGTCGGCGCAGGTTCCAGCGCGACAACAAGCCACTCATGAGTTACCTGCTAAATGGTTGGTGCTTGGGCCTTCATTCTTTCGGCGATTAACATGCTTTTGACGACGATGGGCTCTAATTTCAACTTCACCATGGCGAGTAATAAACGCTTCAATCCAGCAAGCAATAGCTTGTGGCATAGGGATATTGAGTACTGGGGTATCGCCCTCTAGACAGCCAGCTGCAACGTTTTGATCTGCTGAGATAGCGGCGGGGATCCAGTCCCCCTCGAGGTTTTCGTCACAAACGATGTATAACATGGCGTTATCCATATCAATATTGATACGGTAACTGCCGCGCTCGTCTTTATGCAGCTCAAGCAAGACGAGTCTTGCACCTTCTGGTGCGGCGTGGGTGGCAGGAAGCATTTGATCGACTTCCCACTGTACTGAGGTCCATCTTCCGACTTGCTTCTCAATTTTTTTTAGAGAAACGTACATTGGCCATTGGCTTTCGGTATGTTGCATTCAGTCTCCGTCTTGCCTGAGATGGCTGCCTAAATGACAGTCCAACTAAATAGATACTCCTCTAACAAAGCAATATGTGTGCCATGCAATAACAATAAAATAATTTGAACTAGATCAACTATTCCCACCAAAGACTAGGACATTTTGTCTAAAACGCAATCTGCAATAGGACATAAAAGGGCGACTCTAACTCGATAAGTGTGATCTGCAGCTAACTTATCCTCCTCTAAAATTAGGTACAGATATTGCTTACCAATAAAGGTAATTGAAATCTCATAACTGATGACGGGTCTTATGACAGCAAACAAGAGCAACCCAACTTTAATCAAAACTGACACCGAAGTTCCGCTTACTATTGCGGTCAAAGCCGTCAACGAAAAGGGTGAACAGGTCGATAAATTTATTGCTTGTGAACGCCCACTTACGGTTTATTTGAATTGGCGCCCAATAGTAACCTTAATGACTTTAGGAGCCAGAGCGGAAGCTTTGTCTTTGGGTTACCTTAAAAATCAGGGCTTTATCTCTGACTTAAGTCAACTCGAATCTGTCATTGTCGATTGGGATGTAAACTCCGCAGCTATCCTCACTAGTGAAAAAACCGATGACTTAGATGAAAAGCTCTCCGAAAAGACAGTCACTTCAGGCTGTGGTCAAGGCACTGTATATGGTGGTTTTATGGCGGGTCTCGATGAGATAAACCTGCCAACACCACAAATAAAGCAAAGCATGATCTATAGCCTGCTTAAGAATATCAGTGCCTATAACGAAACCTACAAAAATGCAGGTGCGGTGCATGGTTGCGGTTTATGCCAAGGTGACCAAATAAAAGGGTTTGTAGAAGATGTTGGTCGCCATAATGCCGTTGATACATTGGCAGGTGAGATGTGGTTAAAGCAAGACATTGGTCATAACAAGCTGTTTTACACAACTGGGCGGCTAACTTCAGAGATGGTGATTAAAGTTGCCAAGATGGGCATTCCAGTGCTGCTTTCCCGAAGTGGAGCCACCCAAATGGGGCTTGAACTCGCACAGAAGCTTGGGATCACGATGATCGCCCGAGCCAAAGGCCGTCACTTCTTGGTTTATAACGGCGCAGAAAACATTGAATTTGATGCAATTTAATCACTCACATCAACAAGCAACAACGGTTTTCGCCACAAGGAATCACAATGACTGAGCCTACAGAGCTTATCTACATGAGTGCCAGACAGGTCTCTGAATATTTAGATTTAAATGAGAAAAAAGTCTATTCCATGGCGAATGATCGCATTTTACCCGCGACGAAAATCACCGGAAAATGGCTGTTCCCTAAAATATTAATTGACCGTTGGGTCATGGATTCTTGCCATAGCGGTATGCTCTCAGATCGAATGCACATAACCGGCAGCGATGATCCTCTGCTATCCATGTTAGTTGCTCGCATGATGTCGCAAGTCGGTAAGAGTGAATTGATTAGCTACAGCTCTACTGGCTCACGCTTAGGATTAGATCTGCTTTCTCGCGGCTATGCCGATGTGTGTACTCTCCACTGGGGCAGTGTTGAAGAGCGCGGCGTGCGCCATCCAGCATTACTGCAAGGCTATGCAAACCATCAGCAATGGGTGATGGTGCATGGCTATACCCGTAAACAAGGATTGATGATGCGCTCGGATATGCATCATCGCTGCCAGGAGTTGGACAAAATATCCCAACAGTCTTGGCGCTGGGTTGCAAGACAAGCAGGTGCAGGTAGTCAGCAACATTTAGAACAATGGCTAATGAAGCAAGGGGCTACATTTGAGCAGCTAAACTCAAGCTTAGTTGCTCAAAGTGAGCGGGAATTAGCAGGTTATATCGCCCGTAATGACGCTGATATTGGCTTTGGTTGCCAGTCCGTTGCACTTGAAAGTGGTTTGAGCTTTGTGCCGTTAGTGACAGAATCTTTTGACTTCGTAATGCCACAAGGGATCTACTTTAGACGTCAGTTGCAACGGTTATTCAACTTACTAGCCGAACCCCAATCACAGCAATTAGCAGCGACATTAGGTGGCTACGATTTAACGGACTGTGGAAAAATTATTTGGAATGGACAAGCATAAGCCTATGTAAAGGTGGGACAAAGCATCAAAATGGTCTACAAGGCGTGCCTTGGTGAAACACCATTTGCCACGCCTCCTTATGTTTACGCCAAATTGAACTCCGTATAGAAAAGCTGGTGATGTTCTCATCCGCTTTTTTAAGCTTTGCACGATAAAAAATCTGACAAACCCCTTCCGTGAGTTCTCTCACTTCAAAATGGCTAGTTTCAATATGCGGCGCACGTTCATCTGGTAAGCGTGAAAGCACTTCACTTTTACCAAAACTGCAGCCGCTAGCAGCAAACTCCATAAAATCATCACTAATTAAGCGCGCTAACTCCGCCTGAGATGCTCTCACCTCAGGTTTTTGCAGGTATAACTCCAACTCTATTAGTAAGTTTTCCAGTCTGAAGTTCACAACTAAGTCCAATTAACTCAATCACATTGGTATGAGTCTAGGCCAAGTTCTGAATAAATTGAAATGCTAATGCCAGTTATTTCAGTCTTTAATTGCTGTTAACCATAAGCAGCCGACTCAACTAAAATAGCTCACGATACTGCAGCCATAACTGCTGCTGCTCTTGTGTTAAAAAAGTCCACGCCAAAATACGGGTAATTTTGCTGCCTTGATGCATCTCAATCACCTTCACTTGATGGGCGTTGACTTTCTGAAGTAAAGCTTGAGCAGGTTTCAAATTTTCTTTTTTAGAGATTAAACTCGTGAACCAAAAACACTGGCTAGCATAGCTTCGGCTTTCGCTGATCATGTTGCTGAGAAACTGCCTTTCGCCGCCTTCACACCAAAGCTCGGCTTTCTGTCCACCAAAATTGAGTACTGCAGTCTCTATATTTGCCGTTTTCTTGGTTGCTTTGCTTCCCGATTTAGCAGCACGATTAGCCGCCAAATTAGTTAACTTTCGTGCCGTGCCAGCACTGGCTTCAGCAAGAGACGCATGAAAGGGGGGATTACATAAAGTAACATCGAAACGATCGTCTTTGTTGATAATCCCGTTGAATACATGCTGCGTATTACCTTGTAATCGGCAACTAAATTTACCACTTATCCCTGGGTTTTTAGCAAAGATCTGCTGCGCATTTTCAAGTGAGGCTGGGTCAACATCACTACCGACAAACTGCCAGCCGTAAGATTGGACTCCAAGCAGCGGGTAGATGACATTTGCGCCTGTGCCTATATCTAATACAGTAATTTTGTCGCCTTTGGGGATCTTATTTTTAGATGACTTTTTTACCGCAAGTAGATCTGCAATATGATGAATATAGTCAGCACGCCCCGGGATCGGTGGGCATAAAAACCCTTCAGGTATATCCCAGTTATCCACCCCGTAATGGTGCTTGAGCAACGCAGCATTAAGCGCTTTTACTGCTTTAGGAGAGGCGAAATCTATCGACAAATTACCAAAATCGTTACGGCTAACAAACGGTTTAAGCTCATTAAAACTGCTAATAAGCGCTTCAAAATCATAACCTGCATTGTGAAGGTTACGCGGGTGCATCCCCTTATTGAGTTTTGGGGTCGCTTTTGTTGAAGCGATTGGAGTCAGCTTGCTATCTGTTTTATTCATGTTTACTCAGCGCCGTACAGTTAAGCTGGACAGCGAAATTAATCGTAAAGATACTTGGTAAACAGCAGGTTCACTACCAATTCTTTACCGGTTTCTTGCTCTAAAAGGCGATTGACCATTTTGTAGCATTCACGCCTAATCTCCTCTTTGCCTGTTAGTGATTTCACCTTGTCTTCGGTTTGATTGCCTAAGATCTCCACGATTGCAGCACGCAGCAAAGGATCATGCCTTTCTAAGCTAACCAAGTCTTCTGGCTTTTTAACCATTAGCTCGACACTGATCCTGACATAACCAAGCTTGTTTCGGTTCGATATATAGTTAGTAACGATTTCAGGCTCGAATCCGTAATAGGCGTACTCCTCTAGCGGCTTGTCGTCTGCT
Encoded proteins:
- a CDS encoding flagellar basal body-associated protein FliL; amino-acid sequence: MRIFIAILLLGLSSSFSLFAADDKPLEEYAYYGFEPEIVTNYISNRNKLGYVRISVELMVKKPEDLVSLERHDPLLRAAIVEILGNQTEDKVKSLTGKEEIRRECYKMVNRLLEQETGKELVVNLLFTKYLYD
- the rlmF gene encoding 23S rRNA (adenine(1618)-N(6))-methyltransferase RlmF, translated to MNKTDSKLTPIASTKATPKLNKGMHPRNLHNAGYDFEALISSFNELKPFVSRNDFGNLSIDFASPKAVKALNAALLKHHYGVDNWDIPEGFLCPPIPGRADYIHHIADLLAVKKSSKNKIPKGDKITVLDIGTGANVIYPLLGVQSYGWQFVGSDVDPASLENAQQIFAKNPGISGKFSCRLQGNTQHVFNGIINKDDRFDVTLCNPPFHASLAEASAGTARKLTNLAANRAAKSGSKATKKTANIETAVLNFGGQKAELWCEGGERQFLSNMISESRSYASQCFWFTSLISKKENLKPAQALLQKVNAHQVKVIEMHQGSKITRILAWTFLTQEQQQLWLQYRELF
- a CDS encoding DUF4440 domain-containing protein, which translates into the protein MNFRLENLLIELELYLQKPEVRASQAELARLISDDFMEFAASGCSFGKSEVLSRLPDERAPHIETSHFEVRELTEGVCQIFYRAKLKKADENITSFSIRSSIWRKHKEAWQMVFHQGTPCRPF
- a CDS encoding 4Fe-4S binding protein; this encodes MSNRETQVGLKEVRQQVLAGTQVIQNLIPPTVSYTTEGNVLVIGPEDLARLAADKLSHMGKCAILANEAITSQDEAHLERVMNAAEDVESYYNKLIEIKGFLGQFQVKVEHEEGNADLSVVAIRKAHFDLILDLSMSPCINLEMLPPGYFYVGQDEAKLAEALEQLPDLIGEFDKPRYVKVNSEICAHSRNGNEGCNRCLNFCPADAIASVEKKIEIDPYLCHGAGSCTNACPTGAISYDLPTPQSMHTYLNKLVTRFRSQAQVAPVVLFHDIGKGAELVTDQLAGEIIPVKMEEITVASIDHWMSSLAWGARQILILNTDATAPTLTQMLNGELALANDILDEMGQPRRISLITENHLTEAGADELSELLTTSASWPVIVPAAFAATTKRETIYAAVDHLNEQAASVDTCLSQSNIPYGRVSVNTESCTLCMSCVATCPTGALTDGGDLPALHFVEQDCVQCGLCDAGCPEKVISLTPQVNFDKASRQARQTLHEEAPFECITCGTPFATQSMVKRMLEVVGTHSAFSANTERLKMCGDCRVKDMFEDILQDPEKQLR
- a CDS encoding formate dehydrogenase accessory sulfurtransferase FdhD, with translation MTANKSNPTLIKTDTEVPLTIAVKAVNEKGEQVDKFIACERPLTVYLNWRPIVTLMTLGARAEALSLGYLKNQGFISDLSQLESVIVDWDVNSAAILTSEKTDDLDEKLSEKTVTSGCGQGTVYGGFMAGLDEINLPTPQIKQSMIYSLLKNISAYNETYKNAGAVHGCGLCQGDQIKGFVEDVGRHNAVDTLAGEMWLKQDIGHNKLFYTTGRLTSEMVIKVAKMGIPVLLSRSGATQMGLELAQKLGITMIARAKGRHFLVYNGAENIEFDAI
- a CDS encoding DUF3305 domain-containing protein is translated as MQHTESQWPMYVSLKKIEKQVGRWTSVQWEVDQMLPATHAAPEGARLVLLELHKDERGSYRINIDMDNAMLYIVCDENLEGDWIPAAISADQNVAAGCLEGDTPVLNIPMPQAIACWIEAFITRHGEVEIRAHRRQKHVNRRKNEGPSTNHLAGNS
- a CDS encoding helix-turn-helix transcriptional regulator produces the protein MTEPTELIYMSARQVSEYLDLNEKKVYSMANDRILPATKITGKWLFPKILIDRWVMDSCHSGMLSDRMHITGSDDPLLSMLVARMMSQVGKSELISYSSTGSRLGLDLLSRGYADVCTLHWGSVEERGVRHPALLQGYANHQQWVMVHGYTRKQGLMMRSDMHHRCQELDKISQQSWRWVARQAGAGSQQHLEQWLMKQGATFEQLNSSLVAQSERELAGYIARNDADIGFGCQSVALESGLSFVPLVTESFDFVMPQGIYFRRQLQRLFNLLAEPQSQQLAATLGGYDLTDCGKIIWNGQA
- a CDS encoding DUF3306 domain-containing protein, with product MSGLLSRWNLRRQKVEQEAEADFEALDATEVQVETEEVIDTATVEADGTSVDTVESNEDKLLTAEDLPDPEKIEVGGSFASFMGANVDPAAKSAALKALWKQPHYSEIDGLLEYALDYSNQPKLSADVSAELAKKVFRHVVKDKDDEEENEEALALESDEMTSTEEAVQAEVVSDTESVSDILDGEDEHLSQNEPEHQDVTNKKVV